One genomic region from Podarcis raffonei isolate rPodRaf1 chromosome 16, rPodRaf1.pri, whole genome shotgun sequence encodes:
- the LOC128404099 gene encoding SLAM family member 9-like isoform X2, whose product MNDQCLCVLKRSPPRSRQKGAANGCKRSLELFLLTLSLLSSPSGTASIRVQNPHKETLNGILGGCVLLPVGIPPLETLKTIEWDFQGGNGLRFQLAELREGRLERLNPEDRFGPRLEMANETTMRIKDLEMDDSGKYSIRVRFTSTQYEDYTFHLSVYEPVPEPKILSQVVSKSPDGCNVTLQCQVPGNGEFNISWKGGDAFRDLEDGSKSYNLSGNGNSLHLFWKLNSSEPKITCLVTNPADQKSISPNLLHICQTEGV is encoded by the exons ATGAACGACCAATGTCTGTGTGTCTTGAAGAGGAGTCCTCCACGCAGCAGGCAAAAGGGGGCTGCGAATGGCTGCAAACGAAGCCTGGAGCTCTTTCTTCTGACTCTGTCTTTGCTTTCTTCTCCCTCTG GTACTGCAAGTATCAGAGTACAGAATCCCCACAAGGAGACGTTAAATGGGATCCTGGGAGGCTGTGTGTTGCTCCCTGTAGGTATTCCCCCCTTGGAAACACTGAAAACAATTGAGTGGGATTTCCAGGGGGGAAATGGTTTGAGATTTCAGCTGGCTGAATTGAGGGAAGGAAGACTGGAGAGGCTCAATCCAGAGGACAGGTTTGGGCCAAGACTGGAGATGGCCAATGAGACCACCATGAGGATCAAAGACTTGGAAATGGATGACAGTGGCAAATATTCCATTAGAGTGAGGTTTACTTCCACACAGTATGAAGATTACACTTTCCATCTCTCTGTGTATG AACCAGTCCCAGAACCAAAAATCCTCTCCCAAGTTGTCTCCAAGAGCCCAGATGGCTGCAATGTGACCCTGCAGTGTCAGGTGCCTGGAAACGGAGAATTCAACATCTCTTGGAAAGGAGGAGATGCCTTCAGGGACTTAGAAGATGGTTCAAAGTCATATAACCTCTCTGGCAATGGCAACAGTCTCCACTTGTTCTGGAAGCTCAACTCCTCAGAGCCCAAAATCACCTGCCTGGTCACCAATCCAGCAGATCAGAAAAGCATCTCCCCCAACTTGCTGCACATCTGCCAAACTGAAG